Genomic DNA from Thiosocius teredinicola:
GTGGTCTGGGTCAGCCCTTCGACACGCTTGCCCAATTCGTCGGACGACAGGCGGAACGCATCGCTGACCTGCTTGGCCATCGCCGTCATACCCGAGGTCAGCGACTCCTGCTGACTCTTCAGCGCCTCGCGCTGGTGCTGCTCGGCGACCTCACGGTGCCGGGTCAGCGCAGCCTCCAGTGCACTGCGCAGCTCGGCCGACTCGCGCTGCTGGGCCAGGCGACCATCCGCCAGGCTGTCGCCGATTGCCTTGCGTTGCGCCTCGAAACGCTCGATCAACTCCGTCTTCAGGTTGCCGGCATCCTGCAGCATCTGCCGCTGCAGGCCGCTCATGCGCTGGTCGAGCAGGTCCTGCAGGCGCATCAGCCCGGCGTTGAGCGATTCCTGTACCTGCTGCCGGCTGTGGGCGACGTCTTCACCGATCTCCTCGCGCAGCTCCCGCAGCAAGGCGCGCTGGTCGCTGAGCTCGTCGCGCTGACGGCGGCGCAGGCCATACAGCGCGAGCAGCGTCCACAACAGCAGCACACCCCCGAGCAGCAGCCCGGCAAGCACCATCAAGGGTACATAGGGGGTGACGAGATTCAGCAGATTTTCAATGGCTTGCATGGGTTGGGCGAGATCTGTCAATGCCGGTAGAATGCGCGGCCTGTCCTCGAACAGCAAGCTAACACAGATCCACCATGCGCGTTTTCCTGCAAGCTCTCGGTTGTCGCCTGAACGAGGCCGAGCTCGAGACCTGGTCGCGCGATTGCCGCGAGCGCGGCTATGTGCTGGCCGACAGTGCCGAGCAGGCAGACATGGTCGTGATCAACACCTGCGCGGTGACCGGCGAATCGGTGCGCAAATCGCGCCAGCTGATTCGCCGAGCCCATCGCAGCAATCCCACCGCCAAGTTGGTCGTCAGCGGCTGCTACACCTCGCTGTCGCCGAACGACAACGGCGCCGAACTCGGCATCGACCTGGTCGTGCCCAATCCGGATAAGGACCGCCTGATCGCCATCGCCGCCGAGCGCCTGAACCTGCCGGCGATGCCGGAAGCGGCGACCGAGCCCGGCGAAAACGCCCTGCTCGGACGCGGCCGGCACCGCGCCTTCATCAAGGTGCAGGACGGCTGCCGTTATCGCTGCGCCTTCTGCATCGTGACCAAGGCGCGCGGTGACGAGCGCAGTCGGGCGATCGCCGACGTGGTCGATGAAGTCAATGTGCTGCACGCCAGCGGCGTCCAAGAGGTCGTGCTGGCCGGCGTACACCTTGGTGGCTACGGTAGCGATCTCGGCTGCGATCTCAAGACACTGGTCGAGGCGGTGCTGCGCGAAACCGACATACCGCGGGTACGGCTTGGCTCACTCGAACCCTGGGAGCTGTCCGACGGGTTCTGGTCGCTGTTCGACAACCCGCGCCTGATGCCGCACCTGCATCTGCCGATCCAGAGCGGCGCCGACAGCGTGCTGCGGCGCATGTCGCGACGCTGCCGCACCACCGAGTTTCGCGAGTTGGTACAGCAGGCGCGCGCGGCCGTGCACGGTTTCAACATCACCACCGATGTGATTGTCGGTTTTCCCGGCGAGACCGAAGAGGAATGGCAGCAGACGCTGACCTTCGCCGACGAGCTGGCGTTCGGCCACATCCACATCTTTGCCTATTCGCCACGCGCCGGCACCAAGGCTGCGACGATGCCCGACCCGGTGTCACGCGAGATCAAGCGCGAACGCAGCCAGGTGCTGCATGCCTTGGCCGAGCAAGGCCGCCAACGCCGACTTGCCGAGGCCGTCGGCCAATCGGTCGAGGTTTTGATTGAAGGTCGGCGCGATGAAGAGGGCATAACACGCTGGTCGGGCTACACGCCCAATTTCCTGCGCGTTGAGGTAACAGCGGAGACAACCGCCGACCTGGAGAACCGGATCGTTCGCGTGCAGCTGACGAACGTTGCCGACGAGGGCGACCGCCTGATCGGCACCCTCGCCTAGCCTGAATGTCGCATCAGTCCAGATCGACCCAGATCGGGCAATGGTCCGATGGCTTTTCCATCGCGCGGATGTCGTACGCAATGCCGGCGTCTTTGACGCGCGACTGCACGCTCGGCGTGGCCAGCATCAGGTCGATGCGCAGACCGCGCTTGGGCTCGCGCTCGAAGCCGCGACTACGGTAGTCGAACCAACTGAAGCGGTCATCGACTTCCGGGAAGCGCACACGGAAGGTATCGCTCAGCCCCCAGTCCTGCAGCTTGGCCAGCCACTCGCGCTCTTCCGGCAGAAAGCTGCACTTACCATCGCGCAGCCAACGCTTTGCATTGTCCGGGCCGATGCCGATGTCGTTGTCGACCGGTGCCACATTCATATCGCCGACCACCATCAGATCCTGATCGGGTGAATACTGCTCGTTCAACAGCGTAAGCAGGTCCGCGTAGAACTGCTGTTTGTGCGGAAACTTGACCGGATGGCTGCGGCTCTCGCCTTGCGGAAAGTAACCGTTGAGCACCGTCAACTGGCGCCCGCCGGTATCGTAGGTGCCGCCGATCAGGCGGCGCTGCGCGACGTCATCATCGTTCGGCAGACCGTACGCCACCGACACCGGTGGCTGCTTCGACAACAGGGCGACGCCGTAGTGACTCTTCTGACCATAAAAGGCCACGTGGTAACCCAGCTCCTCGATCATGTCGCGCGGAAAATCGGGATCCTGCACCTTGGTTTCCTGCAGGCCGATGATGTCCGGATCGTAGATCTCCTTGAGCGCCTGCAGTTGATGCGGGCGCGCACGCACGCCGTTGATGTTGAACGATACAACTCGGGTCATGATGGTTGATTTCCTGTAATTTCGTAGGTCTCCCGACTGCCGACCTGTTCGCCATGCCGGTAGGCCTTGCCCCACGGCATCGTCTCATGGGCCTGTATGGCATCGACATCGTCGGGGGTGCGTGTGCCGAGCCGGCCGGCGACGCCGATGGCGACGAGCGCGGTCAGC
This window encodes:
- the mtaB gene encoding tRNA (N(6)-L-threonylcarbamoyladenosine(37)-C(2))-methylthiotransferase MtaB translates to MRVFLQALGCRLNEAELETWSRDCRERGYVLADSAEQADMVVINTCAVTGESVRKSRQLIRRAHRSNPTAKLVVSGCYTSLSPNDNGAELGIDLVVPNPDKDRLIAIAAERLNLPAMPEAATEPGENALLGRGRHRAFIKVQDGCRYRCAFCIVTKARGDERSRAIADVVDEVNVLHASGVQEVVLAGVHLGGYGSDLGCDLKTLVEAVLRETDIPRVRLGSLEPWELSDGFWSLFDNPRLMPHLHLPIQSGADSVLRRMSRRCRTTEFRELVQQARAAVHGFNITTDVIVGFPGETEEEWQQTLTFADELAFGHIHIFAYSPRAGTKAATMPDPVSREIKRERSQVLHALAEQGRQRRLAEAVGQSVEVLIEGRRDEEGITRWSGYTPNFLRVEVTAETTADLENRIVRVQLTNVADEGDRLIGTLA
- the xthA gene encoding exodeoxyribonuclease III produces the protein MTRVVSFNINGVRARPHQLQALKEIYDPDIIGLQETKVQDPDFPRDMIEELGYHVAFYGQKSHYGVALLSKQPPVSVAYGLPNDDDVAQRRLIGGTYDTGGRQLTVLNGYFPQGESRSHPVKFPHKQQFYADLLTLLNEQYSPDQDLMVVGDMNVAPVDNDIGIGPDNAKRWLRDGKCSFLPEEREWLAKLQDWGLSDTFRVRFPEVDDRFSWFDYRSRGFEREPKRGLRIDLMLATPSVQSRVKDAGIAYDIRAMEKPSDHCPIWVDLD